Below is a genomic region from Kribbella qitaiheensis.
CTGATCCTCTTCCAGTCGCATGCGAAGAGCGGCGCCTACCAGGTCAAGGGCACTCTCAGCTACTGATCCGGCTCGGGTTATTCAGGCACAGGTGCCGCGACGAGAAGCCCGGTGCCTGTGCCACCTGAGCAGATCGCGGCCGGCCGTGGGTCGCTGAACCAGCCGCGCCATCGAAGGAAAAAGCACCCGCCACCGAACAGCAGAGCGGCCACCCAGTAGAGCAAGGCGGTCAGCGCGACCGCGCCGAAGGCGGCGGTCCAGGAGACCCCGATCGATGTCAGACCGGCGACCAGAGCGCCTTCGCGCGGGCTCGCACCATGGACGCCGGGAAGCACTCCGGCGAGCTGACTCGCGCCGAACACAGCGATCAATTGGAAGGCCGACACCGAGTCGCCAACCGCCTGCAGGGCCCCGATCAGCAGGCCCAGGATTGTGGCCTGGTAGCCGATCGACAACGCGACACCGGCCGCGAACACCCCCGGCGACGGCCAAGGCAAATTGCCTGCCAGACCAGGACGCCGACGGCGTACGACGAGGGCCGCTGCCAGCACGATCGCGGCAAGGCCGAGCGCACCCGCGAGCACGGTCCAGGGCAGGGTGATTCCGCAGACAGCGACGGCGACGACCAGTCCGACGGCGCCGACGAACCGGTCCAGGGCGACGGACGCGATCGCCGACGAGCGTCGTACGCCGGTTGCTTCCAGGCGGTGAACCCGCCAGACGTCGGCGCCGGCGTGCCACGGTGAGATCAGGCCGAGGATCTCACTCTCCGCATACGCACGCACGTGCCACGCCCGGGTCCGCCCGCTGGCGGACAGGGCGTGCCAGCGCAGCGGGCACAGGACATATTTGCCGATCGCGAACGGCAGCAGCCCGACGACGGCGGGCAGCACCGACGTGTGCGGGACCCGCTCGACGTTCCAGAGCGAGATCATCACGGCGCCCAGCAAGGCGCTCACCTGAACGGCGCGATTGGTGACGATCGCCCGCGCGACCCGGAAAGGTGTCTTGAACTGCTCTTGCCTCACACGCACGACGGCCTCCTCTCGGCCAACCGAACGGCGTCGCCGGGGCCCGAGTCGCTTGCCCCCGCCACTCGGTCAGACCATAACCGCCCGGCCCGACCCCCGCATCCCGCCGCCCGCGCGCCGCCTACTCGTTCAACGGCCGTTCAGCGCCCGTTGTTGATGGGTGATGGTGATCGGCCCGTACTCCGAGCGGTTGGTCAGCCGAGTGCTTCGAGGTTCGTCTGCCGACCACCAGT
It encodes:
- a CDS encoding lysylphosphatidylglycerol synthase domain-containing protein, with product MRVRQEQFKTPFRVARAIVTNRAVQVSALLGAVMISLWNVERVPHTSVLPAVVGLLPFAIGKYVLCPLRWHALSASGRTRAWHVRAYAESEILGLISPWHAGADVWRVHRLEATGVRRSSAIASVALDRFVGAVGLVVAVAVCGITLPWTVLAGALGLAAIVLAAALVVRRRRPGLAGNLPWPSPGVFAAGVALSIGYQATILGLLIGALQAVGDSVSAFQLIAVFGASQLAGVLPGVHGASPREGALVAGLTSIGVSWTAAFGAVALTALLYWVAALLFGGGCFFLRWRGWFSDPRPAAICSGGTGTGLLVAAPVPE